Proteins from a single region of Trichoplusia ni isolate ovarian cell line Hi5 chromosome 3, tn1, whole genome shotgun sequence:
- the LOC113491911 gene encoding cysteine proteinase 15A-like, translated as MRFVGVVLVFAAVAMASASDSQGKRHYEVSDAHNLFEEFIKTHNRQYKDDADRDVHFKAFVANLEKINKLNEQNPSATYGINKFADFTEEDRKQMFGLNRAKQ; from the exons ATGCGTTTCGTTGGTGTCGTGTTGGTGTTTGCAGCGGTCGCAATGGCCAGCGCGTCCGATTCTCAGGGGAAGCGTCATTACGAAGTGAGTGACGCTCACAACCTCTTCGAAGAGTTTATAAAAACCCACAACAGACAGTACAAGGATGATGCCGACAGGGATGTTCACTTCAAAGCATTCGTCGCCAATTTGGAGAAGATAAACAAGCTGAACGAACAAAACCCAAGCGCGACCTACGGTATCAACAAATTCGCTGATTTCACTGAGGAGGACCGAAAACAAATGTTTGGACTGAACC GGGCTAAGCagtaa